The genomic segment CTCGGTGACGGCGCCGACGGCGGCATCGTGCTCTCGGCCCATGTCGAGACCGCGACGTTCGCAGCCGTGTACACGGAGGCGAAGCGCGGCAACCACGATGCGGCGCAGGCGCGCTGGCACGAGGTCGCCGAGCTGACGCGGCTGTTGTTCGCCGAGCCGAGCCCCGCGCCGGCGAAGTACTGGCTGTGGCGATCAGGCCTGATCGACAGCCCGGAGGTGCGCCTGCCGATGGTGGAAGTGAGCAGCGAGCTCGCGGCGACGATCGATCGCGAGATCGAGCGACGGATGAAGGTCGCGGCGTAGTGCTCTCTCTCTCTCTCTCTACGCGCGAGTTCTTCCTTCTCCCCTTGCGGGAGAAGGTGGCGCGAAGCGCCGGATGAGGGGTTCTCTCGACGCGCAACACTGTTCGTGAGGAGAGAGACCCCTCACCCGTCTCGCCGCTACGCGGCGAGCCACCCTCTCCCGCAAGGGGAGAGGGTTGAGGCCCGCGTGGTTAACCGCGCCCCAACGACGTTCGCAGCTGCCGCAATCCGCATCCACGTCTCGTTTACGTGACCGCGCCTATCGTTCCCTTCAAAGTCACCGAAGGGGGAATGACCATGGGGTATCGCAACCGGCCTACGGCCGCGAGCCAGTTCGCGCCCGCCGATCTCTTGCGGGGAATTCTCGTCGTCTCGTCGTTCGGGTTCTGGGCCGTGATGCTCGGCCTGATGCCGGTATTGCTGTTTCGCGTCTGGCTGGTCGGCTGAGGCCGGCGCGCGGGATGGTTAATCCGTGGTAGCACCTGTGTTCAAAATCCACGGACCGATGCGATCCGGATCTTAAAACATCGCTGCTATCACTGATGCCCATAAGCGAAGAAATCGCGGGGGCGTTTGTGAATAGTCAGAATGAAATGGCGTCGCATTTCGACGCAGAACAGCAGGGCTTTACCACCGAGGACATTCTCTGGGCCGTCGGCATCTGGTCGGTGATCCTGACCCTGTCGCCGGTCATCGTGTTCTACATGCTGATGGTGGCGTGAGGGAAAGCCCGGAAACGAAAAACGCGCGGACTTCCCGCGCGTTTTTCGCCGCTCGAAATGAAACAATGAAAAATCAAGCAGCCTGCTTGTGCATCGCGCCGGATGCCGACGCCGTGCCGCGAATAGCCTTCACCGAACGCTCGATCGCCGCCCAGAGCCTTGCGATTTCCTGAGCCGCACGGCTCTCGGCCTGATACTCGCGCGCGCCTTCGCCGTGGCTCAGCGCCATCAGCAAATCCGAACGATTGGTGATCTGGCCGCCCCACACCGGAGCGCGGAATTTCGCCAGCGCTTCGCGGGCGATGGTGACGATCGGGCTTTCGGCTTCGTCGCGCTTGGCCGGAGCACCGTTGAGGACGACCGCGTAGGGCTTGCGCGCCGCGCGGCACATCTGGATGGTTTCCTGCACGGCGTTGACGTCGAACACGCCGGGACGCGCCGGGATGACCACCATGGTGGCGTTCTTGATCGCGTCGTCGACGACGGCCGACAGGTTCGGCGGCGTGTCGATCAACACCCATTCATAACCGTCGCGCTTGGCAGCGGAGACGATGCCGCTGACGGAGTTGACGGCCGCCTTGATCGGCGGCTCGTTGGTGCCGCGCAGCTTGTGCCACAGCGTGAGCGAGCCCTGCGGATCGGCGTCCACGAGCATGACCTGCTTGCTTGCCTTGATCTGCGCAGCAAGATGTGCAGCTAGGGTACTCTTGCCCGAGCCGCCTTTACGCGATGCAAAAACAATGACGTTCATACCTTCGGCCTCCAGATTGACCCCAG from the Bradyrhizobium sp. WBAH42 genome contains:
- a CDS encoding ParA family protein — protein: MNVIVFASRKGGSGKSTLAAHLAAQIKASKQVMLVDADPQGSLTLWHKLRGTNEPPIKAAVNSVSGIVSAAKRDGYEWVLIDTPPNLSAVVDDAIKNATMVVIPARPGVFDVNAVQETIQMCRAARKPYAVVLNGAPAKRDEAESPIVTIAREALAKFRAPVWGGQITNRSDLLMALSHGEGAREYQAESRAAQEIARLWAAIERSVKAIRGTASASGAMHKQAA